One Melitaea cinxia chromosome 20, ilMelCinx1.1, whole genome shotgun sequence DNA segment encodes these proteins:
- the LOC123663489 gene encoding trichoplein keratin filament-binding protein: MSRIRPQWQLQALAAQKRDNELRRAEELKKVATYFEINTNKSRHHEQWTTESYYEKAKKEAELLSEKKIRTAQLEERRKKLESMLFQENLQYQEELKALASKPKYFKNGSYLNEVSTSTLQEINQGIIEKEEQLRKQEAELKLYHAWRLRQPELRAASSYIANGKLKSAWMEQIIEKEMQKKKEDEDTRKILQERDEALRRQIKIEEERLREKELQMKELRNSLEGQIAELSEKETIVKKLRTLEEKERMKLEELQTLSKEREKEHTRLVAERDAHIVNMGLHKYKLKRKVISVISEIDLELKMLERIRKSVLKDYEVDREVCANQKRVLDAALRELEEHREKERQRQKNIETMYDGEARQINEKQDKLWAKEREARCNLMKEVIKTLRRQVEEKIEANIQMQKANVLEREKILEQMEIFHQEVRTKERETQLKNISCSAITALQSQLNSLRLQRDHMQAAADREAELRAAAASERSLRAEIARVQREGNVQAWA, encoded by the exons ATGTCACGAATAAGGCCACAATGGCAGTTACAAGCTTTAGCTGCACAAAAGAGGGACAATGAACTCCGTCGTGCTGAAGAACTAAAGAAAGTAGCCACTTACTTTGagatcaatacaaataaatctaGACACCATGAACAATGGACAACAGAAAGTTATTATGAAAAGGCTAAGAAAGAAGCTGAGTTGCTGAGTGAAAAGAAAATAAGAACTGC GCAATTAGAAGAACGACGAAAGAAACTAGAATCCATGTTATTTCAAGAAAATCTGCAATACCAAGAAGAATTGAAGGCTCTCGCCTCTAaacctaaatattttaagaatgg GTCATATCTTAATGAGGTATCGACATCTACCTTGCAAGAGATTAATCAAGGTATTATAGAAAAAGAGGAACAGCTTCGCAAACAAGAGGCCGAGCTAAAACTTTACCATGCTTGGAGGCTACGACAGCCCGAGTTGAGAGCTGCCAGTTCCTATATTGCTAATGGGAAGTTAAAGTCTGCATG GATGgaacaaataatagaaaaagaaaTGCAGAAAAAGAAAGAAGACGAAGATACTCGAAAAATTCTGCAAGAGAGGGACGAGGCTCTCCGGCGCCAGATAAAGATAGAGGAAGAACGTCTTAGAGAAAAAGAGCTACAAATGAAG GAGCTCCGAAACAGCCTAGAGGGTCAGATAGCAGAATTAAGCGAAAAGGAAACGATAGTTAAAAAACTTCGAACACTAGAGGAGAAAGAAAGAATGAAATTAGAGGAATTGCAAACTCTATCCAAGGAGAGAGAGAAAGAACACACGAGACTTGTGGCAGAGAGAGACGCACATATTGTGAACATGGgcttacataaatataagttaaagCGGAAAGTTATATCTGTGATAAGTGAAATTGACTTAGAGTTGAAAATGTTGGAACGGATAAGAAAAAGTGTTTTAaag gaCTACGAAGTAGACCGAGAAGTATGCGCAAATCAAAAGCGTGTATTGGACGCGGCGCTTCGGGAGTTAGAGGAGCACAGGGAGAAGGAGAGACAGAGACAGAAGAACATTGAAACTATGTACGATGGGGAAGCGAGACAGATAAACGAGAAACAGGACAAG TTATGGGCAAAAGAACGCGAGGCTAGGTGCAATCTCATGAAGGAAGTGATAAAAACGCTAAGAAGACAAGTAGAAGAGAAGATAGAGGCTAACATTCAAATGCAGAAGGCGAACGTTCTCGAAAGGGAGAAGATTTTAGAACAAATGGAGATCTTCCATCAGGAAGTACGTACTAAGGAAAGAGAAACACAG TTAAAGAATATATCGTGTTCAGCGATAACGGCCCTCCAGTCGCAACTGAACAGCCTCCGGCTACAGAGGGATCACATGCAGGCGGCGGCGGACCGGGAGGCGGAGTTGCGGGCGGCGGCTGCGAGCGAACGATCGCTACGGGCTGAGATCGCACGAGTACAGAGGGAGGGAAATGTACAGGCCTGGGCGTAG